In Desulforhopalus sp., a single window of DNA contains:
- a CDS encoding nitroreductase family protein — protein MNSSISNQTLQTIYARHSIRQFQDRPVADEMIRTILDAANQAPSAHNQQSWRFVVLREKKRLELAHLVAARANDFPKPSSSILRMASRCLASAPVVISVSNTGSLIAHGSELFNLEHDRSLDFFRTMEIQSSAAAVENLLLAATSLGLGSVWLGILYLLKEEVLAFLGEENGEFMAVIPIGHPKKDQGGPQKKSLEYVLKEFA, from the coding sequence ATGAACAGTTCGATCAGCAACCAGACCCTGCAGACGATTTACGCCCGGCACAGTATCCGGCAATTTCAAGACCGGCCGGTGGCCGACGAAATGATCCGGACGATCCTCGACGCCGCCAACCAAGCCCCCTCCGCCCACAACCAGCAATCGTGGCGGTTTGTTGTCCTCCGCGAGAAAAAGCGGCTGGAGCTGGCGCACCTCGTGGCCGCCCGGGCAAACGATTTCCCCAAACCGTCCTCGTCAATCCTGCGCATGGCATCGCGCTGTCTGGCCAGCGCCCCGGTGGTGATCAGCGTCAGCAACACCGGCAGCCTGATTGCCCACGGCAGCGAGCTTTTTAACCTGGAGCACGACCGCAGCCTCGATTTCTTCCGTACCATGGAAATCCAGAGTTCCGCCGCCGCCGTTGAAAACCTGCTGCTCGCCGCCACCTCACTCGGTCTCGGCAGCGTCTGGCTCGGCATCCTCTACCTCCTAAAAGAAGAGGTGCTGGCCTTTCTTGGCGAGGAAAACGGCGAGTTCATGGCGGTCATCCCCATCGGCCACCCGAAGAAGGACCAGGGCGGCCCGCAGAAAAAGTCACTGGAATATGTGTTGAAGGAATTTGCCTAG
- a CDS encoding HEPN domain-containing protein, which translates to MKLVQIDNWRDYRRDGEQFLKTAQGAYSKKKTTFTSDTLYNLTCMAIEKLIMAFLMKNGDLAENHTMADLLRALQLHLGEVPELTEGLLYLNGFQEICDLDGYTLCTPSEEDVIRFLSIGEEVRTILHPHLYDSSPGASH; encoded by the coding sequence ATGAAACTTGTGCAAATCGACAACTGGCGCGACTACCGACGTGACGGCGAGCAGTTTCTCAAAACTGCCCAAGGGGCTTACAGCAAAAAGAAAACCACCTTCACCTCCGATACCCTCTACAACCTCACCTGCATGGCCATCGAAAAGCTGATCATGGCCTTCTTGATGAAAAACGGCGATCTCGCCGAAAACCACACCATGGCCGACCTGCTCCGGGCATTGCAACTCCACTTAGGCGAGGTGCCAGAGCTTACCGAGGGCCTTCTCTACCTGAACGGTTTTCAGGAGATCTGCGACCTCGACGGATATACCTTGTGCACCCCGAGCGAAGAAGATGTCATCAGATTCCTCAGCATTGGCGAGGAGGTGCGGACGATTCTCCACCCGCATCTCTATGACAGCTCACCCGGCGCAAGCCATTGA
- a CDS encoding GNAT family N-acetyltransferase — MHDLAAIRPATAADIPAMVGLLGRLFAIEVDFAFSPERQQRGLELLLAAPQAMVLVAETAGGGVVGMATAQQLISTAEGGPALLVEDLVVALDWRGQGIGTALLDELAAWGQGLGATRMQLLADRTNAPALHFYRQRAWQETPMVCLRKFLKGEKVQ; from the coding sequence ATGCACGACCTGGCTGCCATCCGCCCGGCCACCGCGGCCGATATCCCGGCCATGGTAGGTCTGCTGGGCCGGCTCTTTGCCATTGAGGTGGACTTTGCCTTCTCACCGGAGCGGCAGCAAAGGGGCCTGGAACTGCTCCTTGCCGCCCCGCAGGCGATGGTCCTGGTCGCCGAGACGGCGGGCGGCGGCGTGGTCGGCATGGCCACTGCCCAGCAACTTATTTCAACCGCCGAGGGTGGGCCAGCACTCCTTGTCGAAGACCTGGTGGTAGCGCTGGATTGGCGGGGTCAGGGCATCGGCACCGCCCTCTTGGACGAACTGGCGGCTTGGGGGCAGGGCCTGGGTGCCACACGCATGCAGCTCCTCGCCGACCGAACCAACGCCCCGGCCTTGCATTTTTACCGGCAAAGGGCCTGGCAGGAAACGCCGATGGTCTGTCTGCGAAAATTCTTAAAGGGGGAAAAGGTCCAATGA
- a CDS encoding (2Fe-2S) ferredoxin domain-containing protein, producing MATPERQVLLCQSFRVKGDPKGICHKQTDGFLQYIEEEILDRGLDMQVVATGCLKQCEQGPIMVIQPENWWFKGIDSESAIDAVLDGLESGEPPSEYLIG from the coding sequence ATGGCAACACCGGAAAGGCAGGTTCTGCTCTGCCAAAGTTTTCGAGTCAAAGGCGACCCAAAAGGGATCTGTCACAAGCAAACCGACGGTTTTCTCCAGTACATCGAAGAGGAGATCCTCGACCGCGGCCTGGATATGCAGGTGGTCGCCACCGGCTGCCTGAAGCAGTGCGAACAGGGGCCGATCATGGTCATCCAACCGGAGAATTGGTGGTTTAAAGGGATCGACAGCGAATCGGCCATCGACGCGGTCCTCGACGGCCTGGAAAGCGGCGAGCCGCCAAGCGAATACCTGATCGGCTAA